The Silurus meridionalis isolate SWU-2019-XX chromosome 25, ASM1480568v1, whole genome shotgun sequence genomic interval CCAAAGAGGAGCGCTTCAGGGAGCTGCTGGGGAAGCTGAGGATCCGGGCCATTATCAAGATCGTGCCGTGGGATCCGGTGGTGCGGCTGCTGAGACCAAGCGACCGGAGTACGCCCCCTATGGTGACGGAGGAATTCCTGTCCGGAGTCAACGCGCTTTTGAAAGAACACAGCACTTCCGCTGCAGTGCGCTTCCTCTATTTGCCCCGCCCACCTGCCGATTCCAGCCAATCGCAACAGTATCTGGCACAGTTGGATACCCTCACTCAAGGACTTGGTCCCACTCTTTTGATTCATGGTCTGACCCCTGTGACATGTACTGAGCTTTGAGGATGCAACTGTTAATTTAAATGCAGTTACATATAAAGAGAATTCAATTTAAACCAAACATTTGGCCAAAGTTTCTCAGAACAGACATGTTTGTTGTGCGATATCTGCAAATGTCAGGCTAAACTAGCAGGGGGATTTATATTTGCTAAGGCTatttcagagtgaaggttgggcCAACACGCTGGAGTGATTAGGTACATTGGTCTCTTAGCTGCATACCAAAATATCGCAACTCCATTGGCAACTTCTTATGTAATACGTGCAAAGCCATTCCTCTTATCATGCTTTAACACACGTGTAGTAGCTGGTGCTTACTCACCACCTCAGGTGTGTCCTATTGTCTTTGTTCTCTGTCCAaatatgtctttttttctctgttctcGTTTTGCTGACGACATTATTTAAGGGATAAactggaccaaaaaaaaaggcgTATTGTTTTGTTGGTATGAAAAGAACACGAGGCTTtaaacattcttttatttaagcAAGGTGAGCTGCAGGATACGTGCTAATAGCGGGTGGAGGCGTGTCCGTGTGTGGGTTTTGACTTCAACGTTCTAATGTTTAAATGGCACATTCAGCATTCTTACTAAGACCTTTTCTTTCCAGCTTGACTTGTATGTCCTGAATGTTACTTTGCCTGATTTGCGGTCTCTTAACCTTCCAGCCTGATACTGCTGCAGTGCATCTCTTCCCATTCCAAATTGTTGCACCTTTAATCATTCCTTGCTTTTTGACAGTCTTAATGACATTTTCAGgctaatctaaaaaaaagtctCGCACATCCGTATCACGTTTCTAATTACTACAAACGCATCACAGTGTATTGTCGCGTTAATGACTGAAGCTGTTCACGCAAAACTCGTAACTACTTTGACTTGTACAAGTAAAATTAAAACACGGATATgcactgttatagaaaaataaccTACATTCCAGTGGTATTAGTCAAACGTTCCTGTGGTTTTCTTCCTACACATTTCACTTCGATGTTTATTAAATTTCAcgcttcacaaaaaaaaaaacaggtgaacGAGTGTGTTGCAGCTGttgtttgcacacacacacagtggataTAAAATGTCAATTTGAAATATCCTGCAGGGTGTGTATGTGTCGGAGAAATGCTGCATTcttaaaaagctttaaaaacctGAATTAAAACACAGAAATTTATGACAACTGTGGTGTTTATGggcgtgtatatatattattattattatttttatttttttctcttttctctccagACAATATATTGATGCTTAGCGTTTTAATCCTTACTTATGCACAGTCACCTTAAATataatgattatttatatacataatgcAGCAGATCGTAAGCTGTTGGCTTGAGTTAATGCAGTTATAGATGTGAACGCTTATAGTCTTCTACCTGCAATAACCAGCACCAAATTGTATTTTGTTGAGTTGCGATACCTCATTTCTGTTCAACAGGGAACGCCTTAAGCTTCGTATAACCCCTTTTTGAGAAATGACAAATGAAGTATGTTTGAGTGTGCTTTGGAAGTGTGAGATGATTGTCTTATCTGTGGTTACTGCTCGTGGTTTTCAGGtaatgacgtgtgtgtgtgtgtgtgtgtgtgtgtgtgtgtaagtaagctATTGGGAAATAAAGTACAGTAAATAGGAAGTAAGATGTTGGTGTACGTGTGGTAGGAAACATCACCGGTGGGTCGGTTGTGTCTTCTCGATGTGGTGGAAATTAATTTTTGAACAAACCACTGTAGTCACGTGTAAAACATcaatttaatgtatatttatatgagtCCTGTATTAACAATACATATTCTGTtgcatttaacacacacacacaagccaatATTATTCTTgtacatattaaaaaatacacaataaactgGTTAAATATTTCCTCTTTCCCTGTTGAGTCCTATATCTTTTGTTGTTCTTGATAGCTGATGGGATTCAGGGTTCAGTTTAGCATTTTGCAAAGTACATCTCAAAATGATCACACACTTTCCTCCATCTGTTACTGTTTCAAAATATTCATTTCTGTGAGGTTTCTGgtttaattattcataaaaatggATAAAGAAAATGTTGAAACTAGTTAAAGACTTTAGACTTTCGCGTCTATCATTCCACAGCGATTCGGTTAATATAGtgcctgattttttttatactaaagTGTTCGGTAAAGTGCATTTTATTGTAAGTGTAATACATCCAACTTATAAACAAATCGATAAACTTCTTACAATTCAACCTCATAACCACTACAGAGGTCCAGTAGTGCCATTACGATATAACTGATAACACAGCATGACCACTGCTTAGTAAGATGCTAAACAGTAAGTTAGTTAAACAGTTAAACTTAGTAAGTTGGTAAACAGTACTTCAATTAAATAAagcagataaatagataaatatacatAGTTTTGACAGAGTTGTACAGTAGCTACAGTTCCTTTGGCACCCAAAAtctgtcttttttaaataaaattcagtagTCAAAATCTAAACCGTGGCCATGTGTTTGGCTCCTGTTTCCACTTAAAGCAAGTCTGCTACACGCCTTCGAAGCATGAAAAACCTAAACATGCCTCGGCGTAGATTCGAATTCGATGTGGACGTCTAAACTGTTTGTCATTGCACTAAGGGAATGTTGGCCAAACATACTTTCAAATCTAATTAGGTAGATTTTGTTTTGAAGTGTTTAACAGCGTTTCCACATCCAGATGTGCAAGTCTGTGACATCAGGTTATCATCGTGGCAATGCCTCCTGATGTGATTCTTCATTATTCCTGTTTCTTCTGGCACTGTGCCATTCGTTCTTCTATTAGCTGCCTGACTTCCTTGGAAAACCTCTCGATGCGCCGCACGCAAAACGGAGACAGTCGCAGCCAGGCTGGGAAGAAGATCGCCATGGCGTTATGCTGTACAGAAGGATTGAAAGccaaagagagtgtgtgagggaatGGTTATAGGAACAATATgaccaaaaaatgcaatttATACAGCGTTCTCTTTAATCCAAATGCGGTCAAAGTTTATTCATTGTCTGACTCTCATTTACATGTTTGTAGAAACACTCAATCACACTCTAATTCACACTTTGGGGCAATTTCGGATTTTCAAGCTAACAACTGAAAAAACTTTTGGGGGAGCTAACTAGTTTCTCAGGCAGACACTGGGAAACTCTGCATAGGCAGTAACTCGGGCTGAGGATCAACAGGTGACTGCTGCACTTTTAATGCAGAAAATGCTATCTAGAATTTTGCAGTGCTGTTTCTAGACTTGTTGGCACCATAGGCGAGATTCCTATTCCTTTCCTATTGCCATTTACAAACTTCCATAAGGTTCAACACGTTTAATATTGATTGCAAAACTCGAGAATTCGAGTATGTACAcaattactaaataataaacttcagcagaaaaacaggtaaatcaTTTAATTGGGTGAGGGCGTGGCACAGGGCGCTCACTGGCGCCACCCCCCAGCCGGCTGCACCCCAGACGACCCCCTGGTGTTCCTAAGCCTAGAATATGTTTGCAAATATAATAGAGGTTTACATCAAACTCATTTGAacacaattaaaattaaaactttatcGTCTAAGTCACTTCACGTGTATGATTTCAAACAACGTGATATAAATGAAAGTGCTGAGGTAATTGGGTCTAAAGATGTAGCTCGAACTTTGCCAAATATCACAGCAATGCTAAACTAGACTTGGGGTAAGTTCATGTTTTTCATGTTGAGTTGTTGTCTGTAGAAGAGAAACTGTAAGTGCATATCTGCTTGGTCATCATTAGACTTCCCTGGAGGCACAGGCAGAGAGAGCTGCGTGCCAAGATGGCAACAATGTGGAAATGaagagcgtgtgtgtatgtgtgtacctGCAGGGCATGGGAAATACAACCGCTGGTAAAGGAGCTGTAACCCACAGTGTTGAGAGCATCTCGGGCAAACGAGGCTGCGCTTTTCACCAGAGTATTGACCTTGATGTTGTGCGTCATATTCGTGGACACCATGAATGGAGTCACACACTGAGAGGAAACAGAGACAAAATAGGAAACGTTACGAGTTTATAGGCTGAAGTGGAGATGCAATTCTGTCCAGactgttttgctaaatgttttttttttgcaagtaaCTTTTGTCCACAGATTTTGTCCTCGTCATGCCCCCCGATGTTCAAACACCACCCGCATCACCAGCTTTTGGGCAACATGCTCTAAAACACACCTCTAATATTAGGTTTATCTCAGGTCTATTTCCACAGCTCAAATATTCAACAGACATAAAATGAGTCTTTGTTCTATATCTGTTTTATCTCTTTTAAAATTGGTCTATAGCATTATATTCCACATCATGTAACTTAATGCTAAACCCCACACACAGAAATCGATCCTTttgctgtactgtatgtaacttATACCTGAACTGTGACTCCTCGTCCCTGGTATTCTGCAttaagagagcgagagaaataCGTCACACATATCTGCAggagaaaagaaatcatttagCACACGTGTCTTTGCGTGTTCCACCCCCACTGAATGTTCGTGTTTACCTTTGTAGCAGAGTACAACGTGAGCATGGGCTGAGGTTGAGAACTAGCTTCGGATGATATGTTGATGATAAGTCCTTTACCCCTACATGCAGagatacacacattaatacaagCAGCTCTGCTTTACcagagataaaaaataaacaaagctaTGATCACTATGTACCTTTCGACCATCTGCGGTAATATCAGTCGGCTCATCTGCGGCAAAATGAAAGCATTGTTAGTTTCGTTGTCAACGTGACAGTCTCAGAACATTCTCGGTACAGCGTGTACTACATTGTGACAGGACTAAACAACGTGGAGGTGTTGATGTAATTCAGACAGGTTCATACCTGCGTGACAGACAGGATGTTACAATTGACCACTTCCGTGATTTTCTGGAAAAGGAATGTTAAACAGGATTTAATGCCATGATCAAAATACACTTGTACACAATGGATATTTATGCATCACCGCATGCGTTACGCTACCTTCTCAGGGTCAGGAACATCTAAGAAGTTGACCAGCATGCCAGCATAGTTCATACCGACATTATTCActacaaaaagagaaagaatgagttCATATGCAAGTCACTTTATCCCTTATCTTTGTTCATCTGTTATTCTTTACTACACATTAATTTTACATTACTTTCTCAGGGCGGAGCTTAGGAGGGGATATTTGCATATCTTTAAACAGGAGGAACGAGTCTCGTCCTGTTCCCTTTTTAAGAAGAAGCGATTACATTTTTGGAACATGTACAGAACGATGCAAGAGGTGAGGCTTATACACGTATCGCTACAGTTAAAATAGTACAACATCGTGCAGGAATTTGGCGTCTGGATGAAGCCAGGACACAAACTACGTTTATTCTATTCTTCCAAATCATCGATCATTCTGAATATTCACACAACGTTAATGATGCCACAAATGCTTTCCGATGGAAGTCAATAAGATAAcattggaataaaaataaaaattgaataaaatagaGATTGATAGAGATAGAGACTGAAAATTAAACGTTAACATGGAGTAACTTCATCCTGGACCGTCCGTTGAACTGTTAACTATCTATTAAAGATTAGCTTTAGCACAGTTGGCTACCGTGAAGACATGATGGCTTACAAATTCACCacaacaaaacttttttttttttttcgtatttCTTGACTCTTTAAATTACCTAGAATGCCAATTTCCAGGCCTTTGAGTTGCTCTGCTATGGCTGGATAAATAGAGGCACCCTCGCTGAAGTCTGCCTGAATGATTCGAGTCTGTCGTTTGAAACGTGAttctgaaacacaaacacaaattcagGAAACAAGAGGTTACAATTTTGGAATTGATGGAGAAAATTTGAACGTTTCCACTGTGGGATTAAATAAGATTCTTTTTAAATGGAATACAAGAACCTTAAAGTATTATTTAACTTCATATGCATTTActgtattcattcattcatctatagTAAAGATGCCCAGATTTGGGCATGCGGATTACATCTGGTGGTGACCATTGATGTGACCCGCCATGTCGTATATGAGCAGGAATTAAGGGGAAAAAGTAATTGTTACAGATTGTTCTTTTCTAATTTAACAATTAatatcttttaataaatatattatttgcttgtatttttaagctgcaaaaatgtaaagcaatgtaaagaataataaaaaaaaaaacatttgagaaGCAGCTTAATGTCTGATATTACTAAAATAGCTGTATGTAAACagtgtactatactatactaatatagtaaaaataataattttgaaaaaataatcaGATAAATTATGAAATCTGTTGTTAGCAGGGACAAACAAAACTAGCCTGGGGGCTAAATGGGGCTTTTATTCCCCCCAGGAGTGTAAGATCAATATCTAAGATCTGTCAAATTGAGCTCCTAACCTCTGTTATATTTacatcatgatttttttttcaaaagtatGCTGTCTATCAACCCTGCTTTCACTCACCTATCTCATCAGAAACGCGGCGAAGCTTGACTTGTGATCGACTGATCAGAATAATATCCAGTCCTCGTCTGGCgagctatacacacacacacacacacacacacacacacacacacacacacacatgcacacagacaaaTGGCAGAAGTTATGTACAGCATCAGGACATTCTTCAAGGGTTTGTAAAGTGGAATCCTCAACAGTTGTGCactgaatatattcattatattcacATGATATTACCGTTTACTCAGTTATTCtgcaaatacaatttaatttagtCAATTATTCTAATAAAAACTGCTGTGTTCAAAGAATTTTATTCAAAATCTCTGGCCGTTATTGAAGCATGAACACAGATCATTTGAAAAACAGATTTGGAGTCTCAAGGGCTCAGCATTTTCCATGCCAGACATTCATGCTAATGAGCAGGGAGAACATACGCAGAAAGCTAATTGAGAGcctcttgttttgttttgttgttagcTAGGCTGATAAAACTTGACACACTTTTGCATTTGCCTTAAATGTGAAAACGAGAATATATGGGTTGCCAAGTCTGTTTTTTCTCCtggtaatttttttcttcttttatttatatatattttaactgtatttcttttttacatgcactatataaaaaatattgggacaatACTCTCCAGCCGTATGTGCTTCTTtaccaaacttttaccacagatttagaggcacacagttgtttaACGTATTTGGTAGCGTTACATTTtccttgaattaggagacctgttggagtggaagatctcctgctatagagctccaaccctattaaaaacctctgggatgaatgtgaatgctgaaggcaccccaggcctcctcacctacatcagcacctgactttactaacacccctgtggctgaatgaatctcacacaaatctccacaagcacatgcCAACATCTAGCAGAACATCATCCCCTAAAAATGAaggttattaaaatgtaaaagtgtatatacagttttttttaaaataattattttactgattatttaaagtaaatatcTGCATGAAGTTAAAGGAAATGGATTGGAGTAGGCACTATGATGACGTAAAAGCTACAATGCATTTAATATGATTATAAGTTTATAATAACTTAATAGCAATGCAAATGtagtttaaagatttattatattttcattgatCAGTCATGTTGGATTTTTTTAGTGAGCTAGTCTGCTTGTACTGTGTAGTGAAGCTTATTAGCAAATACCAGTCGTTTTATGGAAATGTACTGTAGCTCCAGGATGTTTCATAAAGCTCCTATTTATTCCAATGAAACTGCAAACTAAGCAAATTATGAGAGGAACGTGAAAATACTCCAGGCTCTGGtgaataaatgcatataaagTCTCAACTAACCTCAATGGCATAGGCTTGTCCAATCCCTGCCGTCGACCCTGTGACCACTGTGGAATGAAAGAAATAGAGTTTTAGTAGTGAAGAGAGGTTTGATATTATTTCCATGTTGTGTATCTGGACTATCTAGACCAGACTATATTACAAGGTGAGATCAGTACTGgcatataaaaacattatgatGCAATTGTCCAAGTTTTGTCATTATCATCAGGGTATCAGTGCTTTTGTTGTTGCAATATAAAAAAGTGGAAATCGGAGTGACAGTGGAAACTGGAAACGTTTTGCTTTCTCGTTCCTATAGCGGACCTAATAACTATCTGGAGAGAAGAATTTTGTCATGGGTTATGATACTATATATTTGTGTTGATCTCGATTATGATCACACATACCACCACAGTCAGCAGACATCACATCGTGTTCTTTCTCATCTTGTCCTCGATAATCATCTCGCACACCTCTGCTGTTTCTTTGCAAATATTTATCAGCGGGATGCTTCAAATATGTCAGAAATGTCGAACAAGGACATTTTACGCTCTACTTCTATATGCCCCAaaggcaacaaaataaaaagtttgataAGAAGTAACTGCTTGAACCCTATGAGTACAAATGAGTGGTAATGTCTGGTCCCATTAAGACCTTCAGGACCACTGTGGAAGAGtataaactgaataaaatgtGACACATTCTTCGTGTGCAAGAAGTTTTATGTCCTTGTAGGAATGTAATAATGGTATCTCTTAGTGTAGTCTCATTTTCTCCTACTGTAGGTGCAAATTACATCTGCTTGTAATGAGTctttaacaaaaagaaatgaaccCAGACAATGCTATATAATTACTCATcgcttattaaaaaaagacaggatAAAAGACAGGATTATCAGGGTAGATTTGAACTTTCTTATAAGGGGAAAGTCCTCATAAGGTTATGCTGTGTTTTTGGAATGATTTTTCATCATAACTACAGAATGACTTCATGTTACCAGTAAACCATCACTTAACACCAGAGTGGAACCAGAAGCCAAAAGCATGACTACAGACAGAAAAACCCATCACAGGTCCCACAATACAACTTTGGGATGCTGTAGACTGTCAGAACAACCCATATGAcacaaaaaccccaaaaatgattacatcatatatattatatagtatattattatataataatagctCAGTCCCATCAAATCTGCCTTTTATATACATGCTTCAGATCGAGGTGATAGAACAACAATGTGAATAAGTGCAATTATTggattaaacacatttatcttttatttgcattattatttatacatcttTATTTCCCTTTTCCTAATCTAAACATGCATCATttttccaacacatcaactcaTTAGTAATGTCCTCTAAAGCAATGCACTTCTGTGCAACAGGTGATGTGCAGAATAGCATTACCTGCCCACTGTCCATACT includes:
- the hsd20b2 gene encoding hydroxysteroid (20-beta) dehydrogenase 2; the protein is MAGSVDCSWLGSFLCLLGGGTALYYLLKWSWTIGHGFRVYVLSKIWQQDLREYGQWAVVTGSTAGIGQAYAIELARRGLDIILISRSQVKLRRVSDEIESRFKRQTRIIQADFSEGASIYPAIAEQLKGLEIGILVNNVGMNYAGMLVNFLDVPDPEKKITEVVNCNILSVTQMSRLILPQMVERGKGLIINISSEASSQPQPMLTLYSATKICVTYFSRSLNAEYQGRGVTVQCVTPFMVSTNMTHNIKVNTLVKSAASFARDALNTVGYSSFTSGCISHALQHNAMAIFFPAWLRLSPFCVRRIERFSKEVRQLIEERMAQCQKKQE